Proteins encoded by one window of Colletes latitarsis isolate SP2378_abdomen chromosome 5, iyColLati1, whole genome shotgun sequence:
- the Vha36-1 gene encoding V-type proton ATPase subunit Vha36-1, with protein MSGKDKLAIFPSRGAQMLMKSRLQGAQKGHGLLKKKADALQMRFRLILGKIIETKTLMGEVMKEAAFSLAEAKFATGDFNQVVLQNVTKAQIKIRSKKDNVAGVNLPVFESYQDGTDTYELAGLARGGQQLAKLKKNYQKAVKLLVELASLQTSFVTLDEVIKITNRRVNAIEHVIIPRIERTLAYIISELDELEREEFYRLKKIQDKKKQAKVKFEQARQEMLAAGQDIETPNMLDEGDDDILF; from the exons ATGTCTGGAAAGGATAAACTTGCAATTTTCCCTTCTCGGGG TGCACAAATGTTAATGAAATCCCGTTTACAGGGAGCACAAAAAGGTCATGGTTTGTTGAAAAAGAAAGCAGATGCATTGCAAATGCGTTTTAGATTAATTTTGGGTAAAATTATTGAG ACAAAAACACTTATGGGTGAAGTAATGAAAGAGGCAGCTTTCTCATTAGCAGAAGCAAAATTTGCAACTGGAGATTTCAATCAAGTAGTTCTTCAGAATGTAACAAAAGCACAAATTAAAATTCGTTCTAAAAAGGATAATGTTGCTGGTGTTAATCTTCCAGTGTTTGAATCTTATCAAGATGGCACAGATACATATGAATTAGCAGGTTTGGCAAGAGGTGGTCAACAATTAGCTAAGTTGaaaaaaaattatcaaaaagcAGTCAAGTTGTTAGTGGAATTAGCATCTTTACAGACAAGTTTTGTAACCTTGGATGAGGTtattaaaattacaaatcgcCGTGTAAATGCTATTGAACATGTTATCATTCCAAGAATTGAAAGGACTCTTGCTTATATAATTTCTGAACTAGATGAACTGGAGAGAGAAGAGTTCTATCGTTTAAAGAAGATACAGGATAAAAAGAAACAAGCAAAAGTTAAG TTTGAGCAAGCTAGACAAGAAATGTTAGCTGCTGGTCAAGATATTGAAACTCCAAATATGTTGGATGAAGGAGATGATGATATTTTATTCTAA
- the Alkb gene encoding alpha-ketoglutarate-dependent dioxygenase AlkB, whose protein sequence is MFTDSFKYYKSKSSFPDLKDVIDLNNPNSNEVVFTSNIKKKLLNEQCEHRLGLKPVEDWKIYEFVDIPGLVFIKNPFTTDGQ, encoded by the exons ATGTTTACAGACAGTTTTAAATACTACAAAAGTAAAAGTTCATTTCCTGATTTAAAGGATGTGatcgatttaaataatcctaACTCTAACGAA GTTGTTTTTACTTCAAATAtcaaaaagaaattattgaacGAACAATGTGAACATAGATTGGGATTGAAGCCAGTGGAGGACTGGAAAATCTACGAATTTGTAGATATTCCAG GACTTGTCTTTATAAAAAATCCATTCACCACTGATGGGCAATGA